From Aphis gossypii isolate Hap1 unplaced genomic scaffold, ASM2018417v2 Contig00244, whole genome shotgun sequence:
atattaagatatatatattatatagtatggaCTATACATACCAGTTTTTTACGGAACACATCATCATTTTTtagagtaaaattaatttctcttAAAGAGTCTAAGTCGTCAATAGGAAATCCTTCAAGTAAAACATCATCGCCATAGTCATCATTATCATCAATACTTTTATCTTGaaacttaacaatttttaaaacatctttTAGTAATTCCTCTTGCCTAGACATATCTAAAAcgagtttgtttattttggtatTCATTTCTGTCAGTTTAGTAACGACATATAGCTGTGAAGTTTTATCATAcccaactaaaaataaattcaaacaaataacatccaagtacaaattaaatgtattacaagaacaaatgtacataaaattacCATCTAATGATACActcaaatgtaaatttaattttacatacaataatttacctttttttgGCTGCATGGCTGGAGATTGGGATGGATGAGATGAAAAGAGGTTTTTTGCTacagaattaatttttgaattaggtGGAGTCACAGGAGAAATCAACAGTGATGGAGATAAAAtcacattattgttttctgTTAAGCTACTTGCAGACAGGtcattatagttattgataaCTGTAATTGAACCAACATTTTCTGaaccattttcatttttattagattgagatttttttgattgtgctgaaaaatatattaaaaccaattattaaatatgacctttaatataaacatattgttaGTACAgatttatagtataggtactcaacttatatttattttaaaacttactaCTCAAATAAGGTGAAGACTGGTTTATAAGACTTGAAAACATTCTGCGTTTAGGACTTTTATTAGTTGACgaagttgaaatattatttttgaaatgctCCGGAGTTTGatcatctaaaataaaaaaatattatttaaaccaatATAGGTACTGGTATATCAATGTATTATACCAAGTGGTTCCATAAATGGATGCTTCGGTAATGTTTGAGAAATAATTGCTTTGGATTTGTTAGCagtatgtttattatcatttggAGAAAATTCTACTAaacgttttactttttttgctGCCAATATACGTCTTTTATACTTTGAAAAGTATTCATCTTTTTCTGAATTTAGATCCTCTGTTTCTGAAAGTTCAATAGCTTGTTTAAGTTTTTGCTTCGCTCTGATAAAATCATCTAgaaaatgttaacatatttttaattaagtataatattataattcataacacattaaatttttattctatatggATTTACCTGATGAAgcccaaattttatttatcttatatgtTTTCCATACTGGGTTGTATGGTTCAGCATTGAATACcattttgtcatatttttttgaacttatGTTTTTGAGGTCTGGGAAATAAGACCGTAATTGCTTGAACAAAATCCAATTATGTGGGATGAGTTGTAATCcatcattgaattcaattactacatattttctagaaataaaacataacaattaatatcaatatttgtcATTTCTAAAAAcagtacttatttaatataatatacctatataaattgtatgtatcattgtataactatttcaaatgtttaattctattcagtaaataataaagcattaaaatactaagtatATCTTAATTTTCATCTTGATTAATAATCCTATACAAATAACTAATACAatctttatttacatttaattatttttgcgatatatttattacaatttaaaactaacagaGCTGTGGTCTTTCCTCCTGCTCTATGTGCAAAAGTGGAAAAGCAgcaaatttagaattattttctgGGATAGGaaacagataatattttagcataATACTTTTAACTGGCCACATATTCCTATGTGAAAGTTTTGAGACTTCAAAGATGCCTAAATATGATGACGAACATGGAAGTgaatacaatgattttttgttcataaattCTTTACCAACAATGACATAAtctttaatatctttattataacaaatattttctattataacgATTCTTCCATTCTTTACACCACAGCAGTTATTTGCTTTATTTTGTGCTTCAAATTTCATTCCATTCAATTTCAATATTGAGTATTGAGGAACTGTACATCCTTTTATAAGAGGCCCAGAGATatgatcttttaaaaaaataaaatcatcttCAATATCACTATTGTTTAGGTTAATTCCACAATTTTCTAACTCTTGAAGTCCAATTTGTTGTAATGGTTTATCATCttttttgagtaattttttaaaattttgcatATAGTTTTCAAAGGGAAAACAACTGAAGTTATCTAAGCAACCAAATTGTTTAACATCATTGACAATATGTAAAAGgccatgtatattatgtgagaTATGATGTTcaccataaataattttaaatgtcgaGACAAAATGTTGAAGTAATTTTTGAGCATAATCTAGTTGAGATTCTTTAGTACATTTCtttgaaatcaaaattgaTATGGCAACATGCAatgtaagaaaattattgtaaatttctaaagata
This genomic window contains:
- the LOC126553427 gene encoding uncharacterized protein LOC126553427; its protein translation is MVFNAEPYNPVWKTYKINKIWASSDDFIRAKQKLKQAIELSETEDLNSEKDEYFSKYKRRILAAKKVKRLVEFSPNDNKHTANKSKAIISQTLPKHPFMEPLDDQTPEHFKNNISTSSTNKSPKRRMFSSLINQSSPYLSTQSKKSQSNKNENGSENVGSITVINNYNDLSASSLTENNNVILSPSLLISPVTPPNSKINSVAKNLFSSHPSQSPAMQPKKVGYDKTSQLYVVTKLTEMNTKINKLVLDMSRQEELLKDVLKIVKFQDKSIDDNDDYGDDVLLEGFPIDDLDSLREINFTLKNDDVFRKKL